A stretch of the Chlorobiota bacterium genome encodes the following:
- a CDS encoding 50S ribosomal protein L10, which translates to MNKKEKANVVTQVSELLEGAQGIFSVDFTGLNVARTIELRREFKKAGVSYKVAKNTLIKRALQDKGGYDHIVDLFKGQTGIAIGYDDPAAPARILKGFVKDDMPKLNFATIEGEIFDGGQLAHLASMPTKKDLLGSIVGALNAPASGIVGAINAVMRDLSSVIEAVAKSKE; encoded by the coding sequence ATGAACAAAAAGGAAAAAGCTAATGTAGTAACTCAGGTGTCAGAATTGCTTGAAGGTGCTCAAGGTATTTTCTCGGTTGATTTTACTGGATTAAATGTTGCCAGAACAATCGAGCTTCGCCGCGAATTCAAGAAAGCTGGAGTTTCCTACAAAGTTGCTAAAAACACACTAATCAAACGTGCGTTACAGGATAAAGGTGGTTATGATCATATTGTAGATCTATTCAAAGGTCAAACAGGAATTGCTATAGGTTACGATGATCCAGCTGCTCCTGCTCGTATTTTGAAAGGTTTTGTAAAAGATGATATGCCTAAGTTAAATTTCGCCACAATTGAAGGAGAAATCTTTGATGGAGGGCAATTAGCACATCTTGCTTCAATGCCAACCAAAAAAGACTTATTAGGCTCTATAGTTGGAGCGTTAAATGCACCTGCAAGCGGAATAGTTGGGGCAATTAATGCAGTAATGCGTGATTTGTCATCTGTTATTGAAGCAGTTGCAAAATCTAAGGAATAA
- the rplL gene encoding 50S ribosomal protein L7/L12 → MANILELVETIGNLTLTQAAELKTALEDKFGVTASAPMMMAAAPAAAAAVVEEQTEFNVELTDAGANKINVIKVVREITGLGLKEAKDLVEGAPKAVKEGVSKEEAETLKKKIEEAGGKVSLK, encoded by the coding sequence ATGGCTAACATACTAGAATTAGTAGAAACTATTGGTAATTTGACATTAACACAAGCAGCTGAATTAAAAACAGCACTAGAAGACAAATTTGGTGTAACAGCATCAGCACCTATGATGATGGCTGCTGCGCCTGCTGCTGCTGCTGCAGTTGTAGAAGAACAAACAGAATTTAATGTTGAGTTAACAGATGCTGGTGCAAATAAAATCAATGTAATTAAAGTTGTACGTGAAATTACTGGTTTAGGTTTGAAAGAAGCAAAAGATTTAGTTGAAGGAGCACCAAAAGCTGTAAAAGAAGGTGTATCTAAAGAAGAAGCTGAAACATTGAAGAAAAAAATTGAAGAAGCAGGTGGAAAAGTTTCATTGAAGTAA
- a CDS encoding 50S ribosomal protein L1, giving the protein MAKVSKRFAIATKQVDKLKFYHLTEGINLVKQNATARFDESVDVAIKLGVDPRKADQLVRGTVSLPHGIGKKVRVAVVARELKAQEALDAGADIAGFEDLLEKIKGGWTDIDVIVATPDVMGELGKLGRILGPRGLMPNPKSGTVTTDVAKAVNEVKAGKIEYRVDKAGVVHAGVGKASFDSEKLFDNVNAFIGSIMRAKPQTSKGKYVRGITLSSTMGPGVHIDEAITSGAENH; this is encoded by the coding sequence ATGGCAAAAGTCAGTAAAAGATTTGCAATTGCAACAAAACAAGTAGATAAATTAAAATTTTATCACTTAACAGAAGGTATTAATCTTGTAAAGCAGAATGCAACTGCAAGATTTGATGAATCTGTTGATGTAGCAATTAAATTAGGTGTTGACCCAAGAAAAGCTGATCAGCTTGTTCGTGGTACAGTATCACTACCTCATGGAATCGGGAAAAAAGTACGAGTTGCAGTAGTAGCTCGTGAATTGAAAGCTCAAGAAGCGTTAGATGCTGGTGCTGATATAGCAGGCTTTGAAGATCTTTTAGAAAAGATAAAGGGGGGTTGGACAGATATTGATGTAATTGTTGCAACACCAGATGTTATGGGTGAGTTAGGAAAGTTAGGTCGTATTTTAGGTCCACGTGGATTAATGCCTAACCCTAAATCTGGAACTGTTACAACTGATGTAGCAAAAGCAGTTAATGAGGTAAAAGCAGGTAAAATTGAATATCGTGTTGATAAGGCTGGAGTTGTACATGCAGGTGTAGGAAAAGCTTCATTTGATTCTGAAAAATTATTTGATAATGTTAATGCATTTATTGGAAGTATAATGAGAGCTAAGCCTCAAACTTCTAAGGGTAAATATGTAAGGGGTATTACATTAAGTTCAACAATGGGACCAGGAGTACATATTGATGAAGCGATTACTTCAGGAGCTGAGAATCATTAA
- the rplK gene encoding 50S ribosomal protein L11, with protein MAKKLLGSFKLQITAGSATMAPPVGPAFGQRGLNGMEFVKQFNAKTQKDGGILTPVLVSFFSDKSFTFVVKSPPAAVLIIKAISIAKGSGEPNRSKVGKVKKSQLEEIAKVKMGDLNCDTMESAISMLSGTARSMGVTVED; from the coding sequence ATGGCAAAGAAATTACTAGGCTCTTTTAAACTTCAAATTACAGCTGGGTCTGCAACAATGGCTCCACCTGTTGGTCCTGCATTCGGTCAACGAGGCTTGAATGGTATGGAGTTTGTAAAACAATTCAACGCAAAAACTCAAAAAGATGGTGGAATTTTAACACCAGTTTTAGTTAGTTTTTTCTCAGATAAATCATTTACATTTGTTGTAAAATCACCACCAGCTGCTGTATTGATTATCAAAGCAATAAGTATTGCAAAAGGTTCTGGTGAACCAAATAGAAGTAAAGTAGGGAAGGTGAAAAAATCACAGTTAGAAGAGATTGCAAAAGTTAAGATGGGAGATTTAAATTGTGATACAATGGAAAGTGCAATATCAATGCTTTCTGGTACAGCTCGTTCAATGGGAGTTACAGTAGAAGATTAA